In Candidatus Babeliales bacterium, the following proteins share a genomic window:
- the ychF gene encoding redox-regulated ATPase YchF: MSIKAGLVGLPNVGKSTLFNALTKSSVPAENYPFCTIEPHLAITEVPDERTAKLKALYQSQSIIPATVSFVDIAGLVKGAASGEGLGNQFLSHIREVDLILHVLRCFTDPDIIYSGAELNPLEDYEIIMTELMLKDAETVQKREEKVAHLMKGAKNKPAELKELNLEQETLAKIKIALDALNIEGVRTALKEHPLNTISLLSAKNFLIIANVSEGELEDDGYKNNVHYKSLVARFGQNRVIPICAKLESELISLSDAEAQEMMGMLGVKERGLATIIQKTYEHLGLITFFTCGPKEIHSWPVKKGLTVRQASGEIHSDLERGFICAEVFNCADLFAAGSIAKLKEQGKMRTEGQDYLVRDGDIVLVKFNV, translated from the coding sequence ATGAGTATCAAAGCGGGCCTTGTTGGGCTTCCTAACGTTGGCAAATCTACCCTATTTAATGCGTTAACTAAATCGTCGGTCCCTGCAGAAAATTATCCGTTTTGCACCATTGAGCCGCACTTGGCGATTACCGAAGTGCCCGATGAGCGCACAGCAAAACTGAAAGCTCTTTATCAAAGTCAAAGCATTATTCCTGCAACCGTTAGCTTTGTTGATATTGCAGGACTTGTTAAAGGCGCAGCGTCGGGAGAAGGACTCGGCAATCAATTTTTAAGCCATATTCGGGAAGTTGATCTGATTTTACATGTGCTTCGTTGCTTTACCGATCCTGATATCATTTATTCAGGCGCCGAACTTAATCCTCTTGAAGATTACGAAATCATCATGACGGAACTTATGCTCAAAGATGCAGAGACGGTTCAAAAGCGTGAAGAAAAAGTCGCGCATCTTATGAAGGGTGCAAAAAATAAACCTGCAGAATTAAAAGAATTGAATCTCGAGCAAGAAACACTAGCAAAAATTAAAATAGCCCTTGACGCTTTAAATATTGAAGGCGTTCGTACTGCATTAAAAGAACATCCGCTCAACACTATTTCTCTTTTAAGCGCAAAAAATTTTCTTATTATTGCTAACGTTTCTGAAGGCGAGCTTGAAGATGATGGATATAAAAATAACGTTCATTATAAATCGCTCGTTGCACGCTTTGGGCAAAACCGCGTTATTCCTATTTGCGCTAAACTAGAATCTGAGTTAATTAGTTTGAGCGATGCGGAAGCACAAGAAATGATGGGCATGCTCGGCGTAAAAGAACGGGGCCTTGCGACTATTATTCAAAAAACCTATGAACACCTTGGCCTTATAACTTTTTTCACCTGCGGCCCAAAAGAGATTCATTCCTGGCCAGTTAAAAAAGGGCTCACTGTTCGGCAAGCATCTGGCGAAATTCACTCAGATCTCGAACGCGGCTTTATTTGCGCTGAAGTTTTTAACTGCGCAGATCTTTTTGCTGCCGGTAGCATTGCCAAACTCAAAGAGCAAGGCAAAATGAGAACCGAAGGCCAAGATTATCTCGTTCGTGATGGCGACATTGTTTTAGTTAAATTCAACGTTTAG
- a CDS encoding TspO/MBR family protein, with protein MEISYIFIPAFYIGVMIAGTWFSQKGMAWYRTLSVPHFTPAPWVFSVVWSILYILMIVSALLWWHSEQSWCQTTTIGALYLINAFINVQWSYLFFYRHLIGWSVINTIALEISLWALMYMLWPVNPAAALVLVPYCTWVLFALLIDVLVWWRN; from the coding sequence ATGGAGATTTCTTATATTTTTATTCCCGCTTTTTATATTGGTGTTATGATCGCGGGTACCTGGTTTTCACAAAAAGGAATGGCGTGGTACCGAACTCTTTCGGTACCACATTTTACGCCTGCGCCTTGGGTTTTTTCGGTTGTTTGGTCGATTCTTTACATTTTAATGATCGTATCGGCCCTTTTATGGTGGCATAGCGAACAATCTTGGTGCCAAACAACAACAATAGGTGCATTATATTTGATCAACGCATTTATTAATGTGCAGTGGAGTTATTTATTTTTTTATCGGCATTTGATTGGCTGGTCTGTTATAAATACTATCGCGCTTGAAATTTCCCTCTGGGCGCTTATGTATATGCTTTGGCCAGTAAATCCAGCAGCAGCCCTCGTGCTTGTTCCGTACTGCACTTGGGTGCTTTTTGCACTCTTAATTGATGTATTGGTTTGGTGGCGCAACTAA
- a CDS encoding MerR family transcriptional regulator, which translates to MKRAKGFFSISAVAKMFSVHQQTIRLYEKEGLICPKRSNGNTRLFSEEDVDKLEQIIYLTHELGINLAGVEMVLKLQKQIKKLQKEINKAFAATQTDLTAQSEEFKQQAKQRTQRLLELKKNKMHPAAPDPSFTPGSPISKDIKPLDLPEWEISYED; encoded by the coding sequence ATGAAAAGGGCTAAAGGTTTTTTTTCGATATCGGCAGTAGCCAAAATGTTTTCTGTTCATCAGCAAACGATACGTTTGTATGAAAAAGAGGGGCTCATTTGCCCTAAACGTTCAAACGGCAATACCCGCCTTTTTTCAGAAGAAGACGTCGATAAACTTGAGCAAATAATTTACCTTACTCACGAGTTAGGGATAAATCTTGCCGGCGTGGAAATGGTACTCAAGCTTCAAAAGCAGATAAAGAAGCTACAAAAAGAAATAAATAAAGCGTTTGCAGCTACCCAGACCGATCTTACAGCACAATCTGAAGAATTTAAGCAACAAGCAAAACAGCGTACGCAGCGGCTCCTGGAATTGAAGAAAAACAAAATGCACCCGGCGGCGCCAGACCCTTCATTCACCCCAGGAAGCCCCATCTCAAAAGATATTAAGCCCTTAGATTTACCTGAATGGGAAATCTCTTACGAAGATTAA
- a CDS encoding Maf family protein, with product MNTLYLGSNSASRKKLLAEMAIPFEVVGHQANEEACGWELPLEKLVETIATAKSEHVIIPDHADKQKSVFVLTADSLCCDSRGKIHGKPQSRDDAIAKIKALNGKGKVSSAFCLERKFFEDNSWIAQERILKTVTADYEFDLPDSWIDRYLQNVPFYMNISGGITIDGYGAQFLKSINGSYSTILGLPVFEVRQALEKIGFFE from the coding sequence ATGAATACTCTCTATCTTGGTTCAAATTCTGCTTCGCGCAAAAAATTATTAGCCGAAATGGCAATTCCGTTTGAAGTAGTTGGCCATCAAGCAAATGAAGAAGCGTGCGGATGGGAACTGCCGCTTGAAAAATTGGTTGAGACGATTGCGACTGCAAAAAGTGAGCATGTTATTATTCCTGATCACGCAGACAAACAAAAATCAGTTTTTGTGCTCACCGCGGATTCTTTATGCTGCGATTCTCGGGGTAAAATTCATGGAAAACCTCAAAGCCGTGATGACGCGATCGCTAAAATTAAGGCACTCAATGGCAAAGGAAAAGTATCAAGTGCTTTCTGTTTAGAAAGAAAATTTTTTGAAGATAATTCGTGGATTGCTCAAGAACGAATTTTAAAAACAGTTACGGCTGATTATGAATTTGATTTGCCCGATTCTTGGATTGATCGTTATCTGCAGAATGTTCCGTTTTATATGAATATTTCGGGCGGCATAACAATCGATGGTTATGGTGCACAATTTCTCAAATCGATTAACGGATCATATTCAACTATTTTAGGGTTGCCAGTGTTTGAAGTTCGGCAAGCTTTAGAAAAAATAGGTTTTTTTGAATAA
- a CDS encoding alpha/beta hydrolase — protein MKHTALLSLCVLSSLAIKAVGDMNHERVTYHTKKIDGLDIFYREAGNREKPTIVLLHGFPTSSHMFRNLIPLLSKNFHLIAPDYPGYGNSSMPLVTNFNYTFDNIANIVNTLLESLNIKKYILYVMDYGAPVGYRIAVNHPERVQGLIVQNGNAYEEGLKGFWDPFRAYWKNKNTETAKPLLDLLTLKTTKFQYTDGVKNLALVSPDTWTVDQALLDRPGNKEIQLALFYDYGSNPSRYPSWQEYFRKYQPPTLIVWGKNDVIFPADGAHPYKKDLKDIEVHLLDTGHFALEEELNFIADSIIKFFGKRRMNKQLNKKANCN, from the coding sequence ATGAAGCACACAGCTCTCCTTTCGTTATGTGTTCTAAGCAGCTTGGCAATCAAAGCTGTTGGCGACATGAATCACGAACGCGTTACTTATCATACTAAAAAAATTGATGGACTTGATATTTTTTATCGTGAGGCGGGCAATAGAGAAAAACCAACTATCGTTTTGCTCCATGGTTTTCCTACCTCTTCGCATATGTTTAGAAATCTTATTCCCCTACTGAGTAAAAACTTTCATCTGATAGCGCCCGACTATCCAGGTTATGGCAACAGCTCTATGCCGTTAGTTACCAATTTTAATTATACGTTTGATAATATTGCCAACATAGTCAATACCCTTCTTGAAAGCCTGAACATAAAAAAATACATTTTATACGTGATGGATTATGGAGCGCCTGTCGGCTATCGCATTGCAGTCAACCATCCTGAAAGAGTTCAGGGACTTATCGTTCAAAACGGAAATGCTTACGAGGAAGGCCTCAAAGGCTTTTGGGACCCATTTCGAGCCTATTGGAAAAATAAGAACACTGAAACTGCTAAACCATTATTAGATCTTCTCACCTTAAAAACTACTAAGTTTCAATATACCGATGGCGTGAAAAATCTGGCTCTAGTAAGCCCAGATACATGGACTGTCGACCAAGCTTTGCTTGATCGGCCTGGCAATAAAGAAATCCAGCTCGCACTCTTTTATGATTACGGATCGAATCCATCCCGTTATCCAAGCTGGCAAGAGTATTTCAGAAAATATCAACCGCCTACATTAATTGTGTGGGGCAAAAACGATGTTATTTTCCCCGCCGATGGTGCGCATCCGTATAAAAAAGATTTAAAGGATATAGAAGTTCACCTGCTTGATACAGGACATTTTGCTCTGGAAGAAGAATTGAATTTCATAGCAGATTCTATCATTAAATTTTTTGGCAAACGCCGCATGAACAAACAGCTGAATAAAAAAGCGAATTGCAATTAA
- the spoVG gene encoding septation regulator SpoVG has product MKITEVKVFPSQESGRLKAYATIVFDNDFIVRDLKVIEGNKGLFVSMPSRRKKDGSFRDIVHPLNSDTRTMIEQSIIAEYESVMKSGATYPMESNRLQL; this is encoded by the coding sequence ATGAAAATAACAGAAGTAAAAGTGTTTCCATCTCAGGAAAGTGGCAGGCTTAAGGCCTACGCAACCATCGTGTTCGATAACGATTTTATCGTTAGGGATTTAAAGGTAATTGAAGGAAATAAGGGGCTCTTCGTTTCTATGCCTTCGCGCAGAAAAAAAGACGGTTCGTTCAGAGATATTGTTCATCCGCTTAATTCTGATACGCGAACAATGATTGAGCAATCAATTATTGCAGAATACGAAAGCGTAATGAAATCGGGCGCTACTTATCCAATGGAAAGTAACCGCTTACAACTCTAG
- the rsmH gene encoding 16S rRNA (cytosine(1402)-N(4))-methyltransferase RsmH, whose amino-acid sequence MTTDEKPYHIPVLLDEVIEFMAPKPKGIYGDVTFGGGGHTRALLEKQPKCEVVAMDWDTVALEKNGEKLVEQYPKRLTLVWGNFSQVDKHFKKAGFDYVDALLADFGTSFYQLTERAGFSFNKDTPLDMRMSPAHQKTTAAEVLNRASEETLRDIFTHLGEEPKAKAIARAIVEERKKKSIRTTKQLTLIIERVLGVRGSRKIHPATKVFQALRLYINKEIENIESFLVSAMRIIKPGGRLVCISFHSLEDRLVKQFFKEQEKLGHTIITPKVVVPTEDEIKRNPASRSAKLRVLELKS is encoded by the coding sequence ATGACGACTGACGAAAAACCATATCATATACCGGTACTTCTAGACGAAGTTATTGAATTCATGGCGCCTAAGCCCAAAGGCATCTACGGAGATGTTACTTTTGGTGGTGGCGGGCACACGCGTGCACTATTGGAAAAACAACCAAAGTGCGAAGTGGTAGCAATGGATTGGGATACGGTTGCTCTTGAAAAAAATGGTGAAAAGCTTGTTGAGCAATACCCCAAGAGATTAACGCTCGTTTGGGGGAATTTTTCTCAAGTTGATAAGCATTTTAAAAAGGCCGGCTTTGATTACGTTGATGCACTGCTTGCAGATTTCGGTACCTCTTTCTATCAATTAACGGAGCGTGCAGGTTTTTCGTTTAATAAAGATACCCCACTCGATATGAGAATGTCTCCCGCGCACCAAAAGACGACCGCAGCTGAAGTTTTAAATCGAGCTTCTGAAGAAACGCTGCGTGATATCTTTACCCATTTGGGTGAAGAACCAAAAGCGAAAGCTATTGCGCGTGCTATTGTCGAAGAACGCAAAAAGAAATCGATTCGTACGACAAAACAGCTAACGCTGATTATCGAACGAGTTTTAGGTGTGCGTGGTTCGCGCAAAATTCATCCGGCGACCAAAGTTTTCCAGGCGTTGCGCCTTTACATCAATAAAGAGATTGAAAATATAGAATCATTTTTAGTTTCCGCGATGCGCATTATAAAGCCAGGCGGGCGCTTGGTGTGCATAAGCTTTCACTCTTTGGAAGATCGCTTAGTAAAGCAGTTCTTTAAAGAACAGGAAAAGCTTGGTCATACGATCATTACCCCAAAGGTAGTGGTGCCAACAGAAGATGAAATTAAGCGAAATCCGGCAAGCCGATCGGCTAAATTGCGCGTTTTAGAGCTAAAATCGTAA
- the murF gene encoding UDP-N-acetylmuramoyl-tripeptide--D-alanyl-D-alanine ligase — protein sequence MIISEFIRSVLPNSSFLYAPLQADATWSIDSRTIQKGDIFVAICGNNLDGHHFVADAFARGAAGCMIEKNQESLLSKIDKAVLKEKTVIVVDNTQQALIKLAVAVRQKFSGPVIGITGSIGKTSTKEAIASILKANNQTYLASIGTQNTVLGISLALLKLKPEHQVVVLELGISKRGEMARLVEIAQPTIGVITAVGHSHMEGLGSIIDIANEKRDIFKYFKEDNIGIINGDQPLLANVAYNHPVIKFGSKTTNQVQARKVQATSDSLNFTLKLYGQKYKITLPTNHKGAVLHWLAAASIAYLLGIDNQIIVDCMEKPVVVPGRFERRRLKLGNGIIINDCYNASPESMKAALTAFQQVQTSGHKIAVLGDMLELGVNSPFWHRQIGRFLRKVPTVRDLILVGSHVEWTKKTLPLGVRVEVVPTWKEASQKLKERLSQEVCILVKASRGIALNNLVDEFSL from the coding sequence ATGATAATTTCTGAATTTATACGCAGCGTTTTGCCAAATAGTTCGTTTCTTTATGCACCACTTCAAGCTGATGCTACGTGGTCTATAGATAGTCGTACGATTCAAAAAGGTGATATTTTCGTTGCCATTTGTGGAAACAATCTTGATGGGCACCATTTTGTCGCCGATGCGTTTGCACGCGGCGCAGCGGGGTGCATGATTGAGAAGAATCAAGAATCATTGCTTTCAAAAATTGATAAAGCAGTTTTGAAAGAAAAGACGGTTATCGTCGTTGATAACACCCAACAAGCACTTATTAAGCTTGCGGTAGCGGTTCGCCAAAAATTTTCCGGGCCCGTCATTGGCATTACCGGTTCGATTGGAAAGACATCGACCAAAGAAGCAATTGCATCAATTCTTAAAGCTAATAATCAAACGTACTTGGCAAGCATCGGTACCCAAAATACTGTTTTAGGTATTTCTCTTGCGCTCCTTAAATTAAAACCGGAGCACCAAGTTGTTGTTTTAGAGCTTGGTATTTCAAAACGTGGCGAGATGGCACGGTTAGTTGAAATTGCGCAACCAACTATTGGCGTCATAACGGCGGTTGGCCACAGCCACATGGAAGGGCTTGGTTCTATTATTGATATCGCTAACGAAAAACGAGATATCTTTAAATATTTTAAAGAAGATAACATCGGAATCATTAATGGTGACCAGCCGTTGCTTGCAAACGTAGCTTATAATCATCCGGTCATAAAATTTGGATCCAAAACAACTAATCAAGTACAAGCTCGCAAAGTTCAAGCGACGAGCGATTCTCTGAATTTTACGTTAAAGCTGTACGGCCAAAAATATAAAATTACCTTGCCTACAAATCACAAAGGTGCCGTTTTGCATTGGCTTGCAGCTGCAAGTATTGCGTATCTTCTTGGGATAGATAATCAAATTATCGTTGATTGTATGGAAAAACCGGTTGTGGTACCAGGAAGATTCGAGCGACGCCGCCTTAAGCTTGGCAATGGCATTATTATTAACGATTGCTATAACGCAAGCCCAGAAAGCATGAAGGCCGCCCTAACTGCCTTTCAGCAGGTGCAAACTTCAGGGCATAAAATAGCGGTTCTTGGCGATATGCTTGAACTCGGCGTTAATAGTCCGTTTTGGCATCGCCAAATTGGTAGATTTCTGCGCAAGGTGCCCACAGTTCGAGATCTCATTTTGGTAGGTTCGCACGTTGAATGGACAAAAAAGACGTTGCCTTTAGGGGTAAGGGTTGAAGTGGTGCCAACATGGAAAGAGGCTTCCCAAAAATTAAAAGAGCGCTTATCGCAAGAAGTGTGTATACTGGTAAAAGCTTCTCGTGGAATAGCTCTTAATAATTTAGTGGACGAATTTAGTTTATGA
- a CDS encoding DNA translocase FtsK 4TM domain-containing protein, with translation MVYEWLYRMKSYSFRTVAIILTLFFIACFLALSLWTYCPTDSSLFYQSSEHSSTANKAGFLGAHIAALFYFLFGTSGLFFAIFLFFLTWHFLYYGGVKKIYSQLIGWSLFVMSSCMVGAWYHVCVMRTGFLPGGILGNALVAKTIRFDQFLVGICLHSILLISLILISQASVLKLPNYLMIVFYRLKIFKQFFSIIIMPAKILKKIISHANNSFITLLVGTADQQKNNNPTEILNDAIWQMVSEKNSAQEKKSPPAHHEKIEKKSPIVERKKEAASLYQLPTGSIFSSPDVSKEEMHLAKKHEQLALVLEEKLQRFGIQGRVVGIKAGPVVTLFEYQPHIDAKVSRILALEDDLALALQAISIRIIAPIPGRSLVGFEVANQTRLPVYFSHLLQSSEWQKTTAQLPLILGADTSGNKMIVDLAAMPHLLIAGSTGSGKSVALNAMIVSLLCKKTPEQLRLILIDPKRLEFAAYADIAHLLFPIVDDPKQAGVALKWAVQEMERRYQLLAAAGVRHLYDYQKLCASDASREKLPLIVIIIDELSDLMMVASKEVELRIARIAQMARAAGIHLIVATQRPSVDVITGIIKVNFPSRIAFKVSSKIDSRIILDCAGADKLLGKGDMLYLDAAGQIIRVHGAFISDKEREGVARHIKEQQDVEYCDMNDLVSIQEGDDIDESDQDLYKEVIEFLKSVDEVSISLLQRKFRIGYNRSARIIDTLQAQGLIISTEGGKTRKVLR, from the coding sequence ATGGTTTATGAATGGTTGTATCGCATGAAATCATATTCGTTTCGCACCGTTGCGATTATACTAACGCTCTTTTTTATAGCATGCTTTTTAGCTCTTTCATTGTGGACCTATTGCCCCACAGATAGTTCACTTTTTTATCAATCAAGTGAGCATTCTAGCACAGCGAACAAAGCGGGATTTTTGGGCGCCCATATAGCAGCGCTTTTTTATTTTTTATTTGGCACAAGCGGGCTTTTTTTTGCGATTTTTTTATTTTTTTTAACGTGGCACTTTCTTTATTATGGCGGTGTGAAAAAAATTTATTCTCAGCTGATCGGATGGTCGTTATTCGTAATGAGTTCATGCATGGTTGGTGCATGGTATCATGTATGCGTGATGAGAACCGGTTTCTTGCCTGGAGGGATTTTAGGCAATGCACTTGTTGCAAAAACAATTCGATTTGATCAGTTTTTGGTCGGCATATGTTTGCATAGTATTCTCCTCATTTCCCTCATCTTAATTTCGCAAGCATCTGTTTTAAAATTGCCAAATTATTTAATGATTGTTTTTTATCGTTTAAAAATCTTCAAGCAATTTTTCTCCATTATAATAATGCCGGCGAAAATACTGAAAAAAATAATCTCTCATGCAAATAACTCATTTATTACGTTGCTCGTTGGTACCGCTGATCAACAAAAAAATAATAATCCCACAGAAATACTCAATGATGCGATATGGCAGATGGTTTCTGAAAAAAATAGTGCGCAAGAAAAAAAATCACCTCCTGCGCATCATGAAAAGATTGAAAAAAAATCTCCCATTGTGGAGCGTAAAAAAGAGGCAGCTTCTTTATATCAGTTGCCCACAGGATCGATTTTTTCTTCGCCTGATGTGAGCAAAGAAGAAATGCATTTAGCAAAAAAGCACGAACAGCTCGCTTTGGTTCTTGAAGAAAAATTACAGCGATTTGGTATTCAGGGTCGCGTTGTTGGCATAAAGGCGGGCCCGGTTGTTACACTTTTTGAATATCAGCCGCACATTGATGCAAAGGTGAGCAGAATTCTTGCGCTTGAAGATGATTTAGCGTTAGCACTTCAAGCAATTTCTATTCGGATTATTGCACCAATCCCAGGAAGATCGCTCGTTGGTTTTGAAGTAGCGAATCAAACGCGTTTGCCTGTTTATTTTTCTCATTTGCTGCAGAGTTCCGAATGGCAAAAAACAACGGCGCAATTGCCGCTTATTTTAGGAGCCGATACGAGCGGAAACAAAATGATTGTAGATCTTGCCGCGATGCCACATTTATTAATTGCAGGATCAACAGGATCGGGAAAATCGGTTGCTCTCAATGCGATGATCGTGAGCTTACTGTGCAAAAAAACGCCAGAACAATTGCGCCTTATTTTAATTGACCCTAAACGTCTAGAATTTGCAGCATATGCTGATATTGCACATTTGCTTTTCCCTATTGTTGATGATCCAAAGCAAGCGGGCGTTGCGCTCAAGTGGGCGGTTCAAGAAATGGAGCGCCGTTATCAGCTGCTTGCTGCTGCTGGTGTTCGCCATCTTTACGATTATCAAAAATTATGTGCTTCCGATGCATCACGAGAAAAATTGCCGCTGATTGTTATCATTATTGATGAACTTTCAGATTTAATGATGGTTGCTTCAAAAGAAGTAGAATTGCGCATTGCGCGCATTGCTCAAATGGCTCGCGCAGCAGGAATTCATTTAATAGTTGCAACGCAGCGGCCGTCGGTGGATGTTATTACTGGTATCATCAAAGTTAATTTTCCAAGTAGAATTGCTTTTAAAGTTTCATCAAAAATTGATTCGCGCATTATTCTTGATTGCGCGGGAGCTGATAAATTATTGGGTAAAGGCGATATGCTTTATTTGGATGCAGCCGGCCAAATTATTCGCGTGCACGGCGCATTTATTTCAGATAAAGAGCGAGAAGGCGTCGCACGGCATATAAAAGAACAACAAGATGTGGAATATTGCGATATGAACGATCTTGTGTCAATTCAAGAAGGTGATGATATTGATGAAAGTGATCAAGATCTTTATAAGGAAGTTATCGAATTTTTAAAATCGGTAGATGAAGTTTCTATTTCGTTATTGCAAAGAAAATTCAGAATAGGATACAATCGCTCCGCACGTATTATTGATACATTGCAGGCACAAGGACTTATTATTTCCACTGAAGGTGGTAAAACGCGTAAAGTTCTGCGCTGA
- a CDS encoding undecaprenyl-diphosphate phosphatase, whose protein sequence is MILGFLIISFCAVLLEMLPISSSTHIAMLTNELQAHGFFIYNEELLKALDFLLHGPTVIVLILFFFNRWKLLPYYFLKNRYSFLNYLICGFIAELVTLLFFIFFEYTGMSWWPRWIGFLLTAVALLSDRLLGPQEESVAWNKINAFALGVAQGIAFLPGVSRFGLTFAAARWCGFSLRHAFELSFLIEFPISCAATVKGFYDMHKLHALNLLNWQWQLTMVIAIVVAVALLFLIRKIIMARKWWLFGWYAAILAAVTWLDDHP, encoded by the coding sequence ATGATACTTGGTTTTCTTATTATCAGTTTTTGCGCTGTATTACTTGAAATGCTTCCGATTAGTAGCTCGACGCATATTGCGATGCTTACGAATGAATTGCAAGCTCACGGCTTCTTTATTTATAACGAGGAATTGCTCAAAGCGCTCGATTTTTTATTGCATGGCCCAACGGTTATAGTGCTCATTTTATTTTTTTTCAATCGCTGGAAATTATTGCCGTACTATTTTTTAAAAAATCGTTACTCATTTTTAAACTATTTAATATGCGGATTTATAGCAGAGTTGGTAACGCTGCTCTTTTTTATTTTTTTTGAATATACCGGGATGAGCTGGTGGCCGCGGTGGATCGGATTTTTATTAACAGCGGTTGCATTGCTCAGCGATCGCTTATTGGGGCCCCAAGAAGAATCGGTTGCATGGAATAAAATAAATGCTTTTGCGCTGGGCGTTGCTCAAGGGATTGCGTTTTTGCCAGGCGTTTCTCGATTTGGGTTAACATTTGCCGCAGCTCGTTGGTGCGGCTTTTCTTTACGTCATGCATTCGAGCTTTCTTTTTTGATTGAATTTCCAATAAGTTGCGCAGCCACGGTAAAAGGATTTTACGATATGCACAAACTCCACGCGCTCAATCTCTTGAATTGGCAATGGCAATTGACTATGGTGATAGCGATAGTAGTTGCGGTTGCTCTTTTATTTCTCATCAGAAAAATAATAATGGCTCGCAAATGGTGGTTATTTGGTTGGTATGCCGCAATCTTAGCGGCAGTTACATGGTTGGATGACCATCCATAA
- a CDS encoding M48 family metalloprotease, producing MVVNKRIILLMFLAAIGIGSLLAYRNYTQTNRSVSTLGQLALEEQNAWRAIESLGISKDNCYKKAQKIEIVLRNEESPTVDKTLSENTRAIVNEVLRVCGINPETISLIVINDAPCAAGANNDSIAINPTLFESLPIHAQKFVIAHEAQHIIHKDSLVKDIIMEEVKDKSLDYTSIDCPVNQLSRFFENRADILAALLGKDYAKGYQDRAELWVKNNKSNPGTTHPKHETRLALAQEIYSAMQTA from the coding sequence ATGGTAGTAAACAAAAGAATCATCCTTCTTATGTTCTTAGCTGCTATAGGGATTGGATCCTTGCTTGCGTATAGAAATTATACACAAACGAATCGATCAGTCAGCACTCTTGGTCAACTAGCCCTCGAAGAACAAAACGCGTGGCGCGCAATTGAATCATTAGGAATCTCAAAAGACAATTGCTATAAAAAAGCACAAAAAATTGAGATCGTGTTGAGGAATGAAGAGAGCCCAACTGTCGATAAAACACTTTCGGAAAACACGCGCGCAATAGTTAATGAAGTACTTAGAGTTTGTGGAATAAACCCCGAAACTATTTCTCTCATAGTTATTAATGATGCGCCTTGCGCAGCTGGTGCAAATAATGACTCAATAGCTATTAATCCAACGCTATTTGAAAGTCTACCGATTCATGCTCAAAAATTCGTAATTGCTCATGAAGCGCAACATATTATCCATAAAGATAGCCTCGTTAAAGATATCATTATGGAAGAAGTAAAAGACAAATCCTTGGATTATACATCAATAGATTGCCCAGTGAATCAATTATCAAGATTCTTTGAAAATCGGGCAGACATATTGGCAGCGTTACTTGGAAAAGATTATGCAAAGGGTTACCAAGATCGTGCAGAATTATGGGTGAAAAACAATAAATCAAATCCCGGCACAACTCATCCAAAACACGAAACACGTTTGGCGCTGGCACAAGAAATTTATTCAGCTATGCAAACAGCTTAA